In Saccharicrinis fermentans DSM 9555 = JCM 21142, a genomic segment contains:
- the modA gene encoding molybdate ABC transporter substrate-binding protein codes for MRYFITIIVVLFFIACDEVKNKNNETASEDKKELTIYCENAMVPVLMELKDKFEKGRTCVIKLHNDGSQNLSSLIQYTQKGDIYLPASRVGFRKLNSRKFNYIVDSVFVGYNSLVVMALKGNPTGYNGDINTLILKKHAIIIANPESSSLGYDTRAYLKKKGLYDDVLINVVALSTDSRGLVKSLRNDEAQLVLNWESDIYANGNRNHVEVFNIPDFQQNPAEIYAGILSTSEHPELAKQFLEYATSDEAVAIFRKYGFNRRKTLIF; via the coding sequence GTGAGATATTTCATAACGATAATTGTAGTGTTGTTTTTTATTGCTTGCGATGAGGTGAAGAATAAAAACAATGAGACTGCTTCAGAAGATAAGAAGGAGCTTACCATATATTGCGAAAATGCGATGGTGCCAGTGCTCATGGAACTTAAAGATAAGTTTGAGAAGGGAAGGACTTGCGTTATTAAACTTCATAATGATGGTTCTCAAAATTTGAGCAGCCTTATTCAATATACGCAGAAAGGTGATATATATCTACCTGCTTCAAGGGTCGGTTTTAGGAAGTTAAATAGTAGAAAATTTAATTATATTGTTGATTCGGTCTTTGTTGGATATAATTCATTGGTAGTTATGGCATTAAAAGGTAATCCAACCGGATATAATGGCGACATCAATACCCTTATCCTAAAAAAGCATGCCATCATTATCGCCAACCCAGAAAGTAGCTCATTGGGTTATGATACACGTGCCTATCTTAAAAAGAAGGGACTGTATGATGATGTATTAATTAATGTGGTGGCCTTGTCGACCGATAGTAGAGGTTTGGTAAAGAGCTTAAGAAACGATGAGGCTCAGTTAGTGCTCAATTGGGAGAGTGATATTTATGCGAATGGAAATCGTAATCATGTGGAAGTGTTTAATATCCCTGATTTTCAGCAAAATCCAGCTGAAATATATGCGGGTATCCTATCCACAAGTGAGCATCCCGAATTGGCGAAACAGTTTCTGGAATATGCAACGAGTGATGAGGCTGTGGCAATATTTAGAAAATATGGCTTTAATCGGAGGAAAACATTAATTTTTTAA
- a CDS encoding PAS domain-containing hybrid sensor histidine kinase/response regulator: MVKTSNTQKRQSYIGEPIIAKLYLLLAIFLLTIAAILVIENYFDKTYIVRYQEVIRNQEQKKKVEKVLQKNILKLNLLFKDFSSIDHPQKLTNTQNSITSLVTECLNIVEILDRGGTLNEVKPVNLQDQELVTEVIVHKVDEFTGTIPEVRELAPKVNDINVLAVKISAIIASHLENEQPDDESYMKNIGFLLKQSESHFSRINEIENKISYDINKNVVTLSNASINIINKYNNFKYLSLFIFTLIAGVITYYLIIQIKNVIINRKKAEENNEKLLQAVEQSPISIMITDTKGNVEYVNQGFQDITGYDKEEVLKNNIDFFHNNNVGTPPAFWQTIQEGKTWTGEINNRKKNGEVYWEKVLVSPVLSKANTISSFIAIKEDITEKRMLTHSLEESIESMKTIIENLPVGILIVNSNKEIIQANDTAANIMGYKKQEDVIEAMRGIDYGEVFITQKEEHVSDPSTRVVVSMLEERLEVKQNNRSRSILKNIIPIRLNNENVYLEAFMDISAQKEVQKKEAESNKAKSEFLANMSHEIRTPMNGIIGATELLSNTEMTTEQENVVSIISRSCENLLNIINDILDFSKIEAGKMKIELYPFNIRSTIDYLMDQMSFKTNEKGVELISSIEQTIPSILIGDESRLIQVLINLLGNSVKFTADGEVVLKVEVSKQIGSQISLHFMVEDSGIGIPKDKLEKIFESFTQADGSTTRKFGGTGLGTSISKMLIELMGGKIWVESPNPNFAWSADSPGSVFHFIVPLKIDKNQSPEELQGKRFKNIKTLVVDNHKTNVLLLKKTLNNWGIDSESCSDEKSALDMVKKEKDFNLVIIDSHVFSKVDGNFILTIKKEISKVKIILFTSSLKWKENYSFDGIDQIIHKPIKHTQLYTTIDAMFFANVDNGENNQHNQVSFEERIKNKIVLLVEDNMINQRIAEKMLDKIGLKTAIANNGKEAVEMITSGEYSFDLVLMDVQMPVMNGLDATSALREKNITVPIIAMTANAMKGDREVCIEAGMNDYIGKPVKLDDLAKLMDKWI, translated from the coding sequence GTGGTCAAAACTTCTAATACGCAAAAGAGACAATCATATATTGGAGAGCCAATTATAGCTAAGCTGTACTTGTTGCTCGCTATTTTTCTGCTTACCATCGCCGCTATTTTGGTTATTGAAAATTATTTCGATAAAACTTACATTGTCCGATATCAGGAGGTCATCCGTAATCAGGAACAAAAGAAAAAAGTTGAGAAGGTTCTGCAGAAGAATATTTTAAAATTAAATCTGCTCTTTAAAGATTTCTCTAGCATCGATCATCCCCAAAAGCTTACCAATACCCAAAATAGTATTACTAGTTTGGTGACTGAATGTTTAAATATTGTTGAAATACTGGATCGGGGAGGAACACTCAATGAAGTGAAACCTGTTAATTTGCAAGACCAAGAATTGGTGACCGAGGTGATTGTGCATAAAGTTGATGAATTTACAGGTACTATACCGGAGGTGCGTGAATTGGCACCTAAAGTCAATGATATAAATGTGCTGGCTGTGAAAATATCAGCCATAATTGCTTCTCATCTTGAGAATGAACAGCCGGATGATGAGTCGTATATGAAAAATATAGGATTTTTACTCAAACAGTCGGAGAGTCATTTTTCTCGTATTAATGAAATTGAAAATAAAATCTCGTATGATATTAACAAAAATGTGGTTACTCTCAGTAATGCCAGTATTAATATCATCAATAAATATAATAACTTTAAATATCTGAGTCTCTTTATTTTCACCCTGATAGCCGGTGTAATAACCTATTATTTGATCATTCAAATTAAAAATGTAATTATTAATAGGAAAAAGGCCGAAGAGAACAACGAAAAGTTATTGCAGGCTGTGGAGCAAAGTCCTATTTCTATTATGATAACAGATACCAAAGGGAATGTGGAGTATGTGAATCAGGGGTTTCAGGATATTACGGGATATGATAAGGAAGAAGTATTAAAAAATAACATTGATTTTTTCCATAATAATAACGTGGGTACCCCTCCTGCTTTTTGGCAAACCATTCAGGAGGGTAAAACATGGACCGGAGAAATTAATAATCGCAAAAAAAATGGGGAGGTTTATTGGGAAAAGGTTCTTGTTTCGCCGGTGCTCAGTAAAGCCAATACTATTTCTAGTTTTATTGCTATCAAGGAAGATATTACCGAAAAAAGGATGTTGACACATTCTCTGGAGGAGTCCATTGAATCGATGAAGACGATCATTGAGAATCTTCCTGTGGGAATCCTGATTGTGAATAGTAATAAAGAGATTATTCAAGCCAATGATACTGCGGCCAATATTATGGGGTATAAAAAGCAGGAGGATGTAATTGAAGCCATGCGGGGTATTGATTATGGAGAGGTCTTTATTACTCAAAAAGAAGAACATGTATCTGATCCTTCTACGCGGGTGGTGGTGTCCATGCTCGAAGAGCGATTGGAGGTAAAGCAAAATAACAGGTCGCGATCTATCCTTAAAAACATTATACCCATACGTCTTAATAATGAGAACGTTTACCTAGAAGCTTTTATGGATATCAGTGCCCAGAAAGAGGTTCAGAAGAAGGAGGCTGAATCCAATAAGGCCAAATCAGAATTTCTGGCTAATATGAGCCACGAAATACGTACGCCTATGAATGGCATTATCGGGGCTACTGAGTTATTGAGTAACACTGAGATGACGACAGAACAGGAAAATGTGGTTTCCATTATTAGTCGTTCCTGTGAGAATTTGTTGAATATCATTAACGATATTCTCGACTTCTCCAAGATAGAGGCAGGAAAGATGAAGATTGAACTTTATCCCTTTAATATTCGCTCAACGATCGATTATTTGATGGATCAGATGTCCTTTAAAACAAATGAGAAGGGGGTGGAACTGATCAGCAGCATAGAGCAAACGATTCCGAGTATATTGATTGGAGATGAGAGCCGCCTGATTCAGGTGTTGATTAATCTTTTGGGAAATTCAGTTAAGTTTACAGCTGATGGGGAAGTTGTGCTTAAGGTAGAAGTGAGTAAACAAATTGGTTCTCAAATATCTCTTCATTTTATGGTGGAGGATTCTGGCATTGGTATTCCTAAGGATAAGTTGGAGAAAATATTTGAATCGTTTACCCAGGCTGATGGCTCTACAACGCGTAAGTTTGGTGGAACTGGATTGGGTACCAGTATCTCAAAAATGCTGATAGAGTTGATGGGGGGTAAAATTTGGGTAGAAAGTCCTAATCCAAATTTTGCATGGAGCGCCGATAGTCCGGGTTCTGTATTTCACTTTATTGTGCCCTTGAAAATAGATAAGAATCAATCGCCCGAAGAGTTGCAAGGTAAAAGGTTTAAAAATATAAAAACCCTGGTGGTTGATAATCATAAAACCAATGTGCTGTTGTTAAAGAAAACGTTAAACAACTGGGGAATTGATTCCGAAAGTTGTTCTGATGAAAAATCAGCATTGGATATGGTTAAAAAAGAAAAGGATTTTAATTTGGTCATTATCGATTCCCACGTTTTTAGTAAGGTGGATGGGAATTTTATCCTTACTATTAAAAAGGAGATTAGTAAGGTTAAGATAATCCTCTTTACTTCCAGCCTTAAATGGAAAGAGAATTATAGCTTTGATGGAATCGATCAAATTATTCATAAACCCATTAAACATACCCAATTATATACCACTATTGACGCTATGTTTTTTGCCAATGTGGACAATGGAGAAAATAATCAGCATAATCAGGTATCTTTTGAAGAGAGGATTAAGAATAAAATTGTGCTACTGGTAGAAGATAATATGATTAATCAGCGTATCGCAGAAAAGATGTTGGATAAAATTGGACTGAAAACTGCCATCGCTAACAATGGTAAGGAAGCAGTGGAGATGATTACCAGTGGTGAATATAGCTTTGACCTGGTATTGATGGATGTACAGATGCCGGTTATGAATGGTTTGGATGCTACATCTGCATTACGTGAAAAAAATATTACGGTTCCAATTATTGCCATGACGGCCAATGCCATGAAAGGCGATAGAGAGGTGTGTATAGAGGCCGGTATGAACGATTATATAGGCAAGCCTGTTAAGTTGGATGATTTGGCAAAACTCATGGATAAATGGATTTGA
- a CDS encoding branched-chain amino acid aminotransferase, which yields MSKIDWTNLSFSYIKTDYNVRSYFKDGQWSDLEESTSEQLSMHMAATCLHYGQQAFEGLKAFKGKDGKVRIFRMDENAKRMQHSADGILMQPVPAELFKKAVMRVVELNMDYVPPYESGATLYIRPLLIGSGPKVGVSPAEEYTFVVFVTPVGAYFKEGFKPTKQMISRKFDRAAPQGTGNLKVGGNYAASMRAGKVAHEGGYSSVLYLDSREKKYIDEAGPANFFAIKGNTYVTPLSNSILPSITNMSLIQLAKDMGLNVERRKVEMAELSEFDEVGACGTAAVISPIGQIDDIDENVSYKFGDPSEAGPICTKLYHKLRGIQYGDEPDKYGWVTIVE from the coding sequence ATGAGCAAAATCGACTGGACAAACTTATCGTTTAGTTATATCAAGACGGACTATAACGTGCGTAGCTATTTTAAAGACGGCCAATGGAGTGATTTAGAGGAAAGTACCTCTGAACAATTATCCATGCATATGGCTGCTACATGTCTTCATTACGGCCAGCAAGCTTTTGAAGGGCTGAAGGCATTTAAAGGAAAAGACGGCAAAGTCCGTATTTTTCGAATGGATGAAAATGCAAAACGTATGCAGCACTCGGCAGATGGTATTTTAATGCAACCAGTGCCTGCTGAATTATTTAAGAAAGCAGTCATGCGTGTCGTCGAGCTTAATATGGATTATGTGCCGCCTTACGAATCGGGTGCTACTTTATATATTCGTCCTTTATTGATTGGATCAGGCCCTAAAGTTGGTGTGTCTCCCGCTGAAGAATATACCTTTGTTGTCTTTGTTACACCTGTGGGCGCTTATTTTAAAGAAGGATTTAAGCCTACTAAACAAATGATTAGCCGCAAATTTGATAGAGCGGCTCCGCAAGGAACTGGAAACTTGAAAGTGGGTGGGAATTATGCTGCTAGTATGCGTGCAGGAAAAGTGGCTCATGAGGGTGGCTATTCCTCGGTCTTGTACTTGGATAGTAGAGAGAAAAAGTATATTGATGAAGCCGGGCCTGCAAATTTCTTTGCAATTAAAGGAAATACCTATGTTACTCCTTTGTCGAATTCTATTTTGCCTAGTATTACAAATATGAGTTTGATTCAGTTGGCAAAAGATATGGGCTTGAATGTAGAAAGAAGAAAGGTGGAAATGGCTGAACTTTCTGAGTTCGATGAGGTAGGTGCCTGTGGTACTGCAGCAGTTATCAGTCCTATAGGACAAATTGATGACATAGACGAAAATGTATCGTATAAATTTGGAGATCCGTCGGAGGCAGGACCAATTTGTACCAAATTGTATCATAAATTAAGGGGAATCCAATATGGTGACGAACCTGATAAATATGGTTGGGTCACGATTGTAGAGTAA
- a CDS encoding septal ring lytic transglycosylase RlpA family protein: MYSYGFSFFMKRFVVLLILMTSAGCLLGQERGKASYYANKFEGRKTASGELYQHHLKTGAHKTLPFGTLVKVTNVENNKTVIVKINDRGPFVKGRIIDLSQSAAKQIGGLLEGVFDVKLELVQSTE; this comes from the coding sequence ATGTATAGTTATGGATTTTCTTTTTTTATGAAACGTTTTGTGGTATTGCTCATTTTGATGACTAGTGCTGGATGTCTTTTGGGTCAGGAGAGGGGAAAGGCTTCTTATTATGCCAATAAGTTTGAGGGGCGAAAAACCGCAAGTGGTGAACTGTATCAACATCATTTGAAAACAGGAGCACATAAAACCTTACCCTTTGGAACCTTGGTTAAGGTAACGAATGTTGAGAATAATAAGACTGTGATTGTTAAAATTAATGACCGAGGTCCTTTTGTAAAAGGTCGTATTATTGATTTGTCGCAGAGTGCAGCAAAGCAAATAGGTGGATTGTTGGAGGGTGTATTTGATGTAAAATTGGAGCTTGTTCAGTCAACGGAATAA
- a CDS encoding insulinase family protein, whose protein sequence is MKKLSILILLALSFSISNAQLDRSKAPQAGPATQLELGKFTKFELKNGLKVIVVENHKLPTVSFSLILDLDPIYEGDKAGYTSFAGDLLRAGTTSRSKDAIDEEIDFIGASLSTSNRGIRASALKKHSDELLDLMTDILYNPIFPQDELDKMVKQTLTGIKSQKDDPQAISNNIASALMFGKESPYGEIMSEATIQNITIADCKNFYNTYFRPNVSYLVIVGDMSAKEAKKIAKKNFSQWERKEVPSEKFIQPKGFDEPIYAMGHKDGSSQSYITVSYPIDLKPGTPDALKATVMNKVLGGGGFSARLLKNLREDKAWTYGAYSSIEPDEHMGTFKAFSNVRGTITDSAFVEIHKEMEKIVAEKVNEEDLQLVKNAMAGSFGRALEDPATLARFAVNIDKYQLPEDYYETYPERLEAITINDVKEAAHQYIKPDNALYLAIGDVSVIEPLMKKIAQGKKVTEYDFYAKKVIRTGIPAGLSAEKVIADYVAAIGGTKKVKEINDMVMKASLKIQGMELSLNTFQKAPNKVKIETLMGENVLSKQVYNGQEGMAVMQGQEQKLEGAMLEEMKYEAILFPELKYKELGFQLELSGKDKIDGQDAYKISTTTPSGKTTILYFDVASGLKVKEISSSPMGNSTTTYSNYKEVEGVQFPMSMTQSMGPQQIDITVNSIEINQGIDNSVFE, encoded by the coding sequence ATGAAGAAATTATCCATACTAATACTTTTAGCACTATCTTTTTCGATAAGCAATGCTCAACTAGATAGATCAAAAGCCCCCCAAGCAGGTCCTGCAACCCAACTAGAACTAGGCAAATTCACCAAGTTTGAATTAAAAAACGGACTCAAAGTTATTGTAGTTGAAAACCACAAACTTCCCACTGTCTCTTTCTCCCTCATACTTGATTTGGATCCTATTTATGAAGGTGACAAAGCAGGTTACACAAGTTTTGCCGGCGATTTATTAAGAGCAGGCACCACCTCCCGATCTAAAGACGCCATTGATGAAGAAATTGATTTTATAGGGGCATCCCTTTCCACCAGCAACAGAGGAATCAGAGCCAGTGCTTTAAAAAAGCATTCTGATGAACTTTTGGATTTAATGACTGACATTCTTTACAACCCCATTTTTCCGCAAGACGAACTGGACAAGATGGTAAAACAAACACTAACAGGAATAAAAAGTCAAAAAGACGACCCACAAGCTATTTCAAACAATATAGCATCAGCGCTCATGTTTGGAAAAGAGAGCCCTTACGGAGAAATCATGAGTGAAGCTACCATTCAAAACATCACCATTGCCGATTGCAAAAACTTTTACAACACCTATTTCAGACCCAACGTATCTTACCTGGTGATTGTAGGTGACATGTCGGCCAAGGAAGCAAAAAAAATCGCCAAAAAGAATTTTTCTCAATGGGAAAGAAAAGAAGTACCTAGCGAAAAATTCATTCAACCCAAAGGTTTCGATGAACCCATCTATGCCATGGGACACAAAGATGGATCTTCACAATCATATATTACTGTTTCTTACCCTATCGACCTAAAACCGGGAACACCCGATGCTTTAAAAGCCACGGTGATGAATAAGGTATTAGGAGGTGGTGGATTTAGCGCCCGTCTACTTAAAAATTTACGCGAAGACAAAGCTTGGACCTATGGTGCATACTCCAGTATTGAACCCGATGAACATATGGGGACCTTCAAAGCCTTTTCCAATGTAAGAGGAACAATCACCGACAGTGCATTTGTAGAAATACATAAGGAAATGGAAAAAATAGTGGCTGAAAAAGTGAATGAAGAAGACCTTCAACTGGTAAAAAATGCCATGGCCGGTAGTTTCGGTAGGGCTTTAGAAGACCCTGCCACCCTGGCACGTTTCGCTGTTAATATAGACAAATACCAGTTACCTGAAGATTATTACGAGACCTATCCAGAACGCCTGGAAGCCATAACAATTAATGACGTAAAAGAGGCTGCTCATCAATACATTAAACCAGACAATGCACTGTACTTGGCCATAGGCGATGTTTCTGTCATTGAACCCCTGATGAAGAAAATAGCACAAGGCAAAAAAGTAACTGAATATGATTTCTACGCAAAAAAAGTCATACGTACAGGAATTCCAGCAGGACTCAGTGCAGAAAAAGTGATCGCAGACTATGTGGCCGCTATTGGTGGAACAAAAAAAGTAAAAGAGATCAACGATATGGTCATGAAAGCATCCCTAAAGATTCAAGGCATGGAGTTAAGCTTAAATACTTTTCAGAAAGCACCCAATAAGGTAAAAATAGAAACATTAATGGGCGAAAATGTACTCAGCAAACAAGTTTATAATGGGCAAGAAGGAATGGCAGTAATGCAAGGGCAAGAACAAAAACTTGAAGGAGCTATGTTAGAGGAAATGAAATATGAAGCTATCTTATTTCCCGAGTTAAAATACAAAGAATTGGGTTTTCAACTGGAACTAAGCGGAAAAGATAAAATAGACGGTCAGGATGCGTACAAAATAAGCACTACCACACCTTCCGGAAAGACCACTATCCTGTATTTCGACGTAGCCAGTGGTCTTAAAGTAAAAGAAATATCAAGCTCCCCAATGGGTAATTCAACCACCACCTATTCCAACTACAAAGAAGTGGAAGGGGTTCAATTCCCTATGTCTATGACACAAAGCATGGGTCCCCAACAAATTGACATCACAGTAAATTCCATCGAAATTAACCAGGGAATTGACAACAGCGTTTTTGAGTAG
- a CDS encoding M16 family metallopeptidase encodes MLKIKQTLTLACLCACISITAQSNKIEYEEFDLDNGLHVILHQDNTTPIVNISVMYHVGSKNENPNLTGFAHFFEHLMFEGTKNIARHEYSNYVEKAGGTLNANTSNDRTYYYEILPSNQLELGLWLESERMLHAKVDSIGIATQKRVVIEEKKQTVDNQPYGNILEITFKNAYKEHPYRWTVIGDPDHIMSARDQDFVDFYDTYYVPNNACLVIAGDINKSNAKQLVNKYFSEIPKGEKEIYRPHITEPQQTAEIRDTVYGAVQLPLILHAYHIPAIGTNDYYAVDMLNNLLSKGQSSRLYKSLVDKQQKALEVGSFSMSLEDPGMTLAFALPNSGVENKDLEDAMIEEIAKVQNTLISEREFEKLKNQIENMVINSNRRLASIGENLATNYTYFKNTNLINQELDKYMAVTREDIQRVANTYLNENNRVVIYYLPQTEQAN; translated from the coding sequence ATGTTAAAAATCAAACAGACACTAACTCTGGCATGTCTTTGTGCATGCATAAGCATTACTGCTCAATCCAATAAAATAGAATACGAGGAGTTCGACCTGGACAATGGCCTGCATGTTATATTACATCAGGACAACACGACCCCTATTGTTAACATCTCGGTAATGTATCATGTGGGTTCAAAAAACGAAAACCCCAACCTAACCGGATTTGCCCATTTTTTCGAGCACCTAATGTTCGAAGGCACAAAAAACATAGCTCGCCATGAATACTCCAATTATGTAGAAAAAGCAGGCGGCACTTTAAATGCCAACACATCCAACGACCGCACCTATTATTATGAGATTCTCCCTTCCAACCAATTAGAGTTAGGACTGTGGTTAGAATCAGAGAGAATGTTACATGCGAAGGTAGATTCCATAGGTATTGCTACTCAAAAAAGAGTGGTCATTGAAGAAAAAAAACAAACGGTTGACAATCAACCATACGGAAACATACTAGAGATAACCTTTAAAAACGCTTATAAAGAACACCCCTATCGGTGGACTGTAATAGGAGATCCCGATCACATCATGAGCGCTCGTGATCAAGATTTTGTAGATTTTTACGACACCTATTACGTACCCAATAATGCATGTTTAGTAATCGCAGGTGACATCAACAAATCCAATGCAAAACAATTGGTTAATAAATATTTTTCTGAAATTCCTAAAGGTGAAAAGGAAATATACAGGCCTCACATAACAGAACCTCAGCAAACAGCAGAGATTAGAGACACTGTATACGGAGCCGTACAACTTCCGCTAATACTCCATGCTTATCACATACCAGCCATAGGTACCAACGACTATTACGCTGTTGACATGCTAAACAACCTCCTCTCAAAAGGCCAAAGCTCCAGGTTGTACAAGTCACTCGTCGACAAGCAACAAAAAGCACTTGAAGTAGGCTCTTTCTCCATGAGTCTGGAAGATCCGGGGATGACACTGGCTTTTGCACTACCTAACTCTGGCGTTGAAAACAAAGATCTCGAAGACGCGATGATCGAAGAAATAGCCAAGGTTCAAAATACTTTAATTTCGGAACGAGAGTTTGAAAAACTCAAAAACCAAATTGAAAATATGGTAATAAATAGCAACAGAAGGCTAGCTTCCATAGGAGAGAACTTAGCCACCAATTACACTTATTTCAAGAACACAAACCTCATTAACCAGGAGCTAGATAAGTATATGGCCGTTACAAGAGAAGATATTCAGCGAGTAGCCAACACCTATTTAAACGAAAACAACCGTGTGGTTATATATTACCTTCCCCAAACAGAACAAGCCAACTAA
- a CDS encoding DUF6452 family protein: MKIFTYVFLLLFMFLTYACGDDSSDFCLSNQQSVQVGFYSSYQSSDTDSSVSNVLIYSTGVDSILYDEATVSDVYLPLSMENDSSQFIIEINDLKDTISFVHQKELNFVSGECGFIFSFYLDTVMYSDVSFIDSVAIDYDEVVYNENLENVKIYLY, from the coding sequence ATGAAGATATTTACATATGTATTTTTGCTGCTTTTTATGTTTTTGACATATGCTTGTGGTGATGATAGTAGCGACTTCTGTTTGTCGAACCAACAGTCGGTACAGGTAGGATTTTACTCTTCGTACCAGTCATCTGATACCGATTCTTCAGTGAGTAATGTGCTTATTTATAGTACTGGAGTGGATAGTATTCTCTATGACGAGGCGACGGTGAGTGATGTTTATTTGCCTTTGAGTATGGAAAATGATAGTTCGCAATTTATTATCGAAATAAATGATTTAAAAGATACTATTTCATTTGTTCATCAGAAAGAATTAAATTTTGTATCTGGGGAGTGTGGTTTTATCTTTTCTTTCTATTTGGATACGGTGATGTACTCAGACGTTTCTTTTATAGATTCTGTGGCCATTGATTATGATGAGGTTGTGTATAATGAAAATCTGGAGAATGTTAAGATATACCTGTACTAG
- a CDS encoding DUF6048 family protein — MLRYTCTSLLFLALLSPVFAQDYTQSQSEREQQNIEDQEGTPRAKKEKIPYPDKKRGTELGIDISRFLLPVFDEDRFALEAHIRTNIGKRTFFAGALGSETVSFDDKSYTYESTGFFARAGIDYDIFVVEDAGNNDNILIGLRYGYALQEHESGSITIEDGYWGDYHSSVSPYTFSTHWVEAIFGLRSEVLNNFYMSWMIHLKLKISSGNSELLEPYAVPGYGNGSNAFNLGFSYVVGYQIPWGNKKAK, encoded by the coding sequence ATGTTAAGATATACCTGTACTAGCTTATTGTTTTTGGCGCTTTTGAGTCCTGTGTTTGCGCAGGATTATACGCAATCTCAGAGTGAGCGTGAACAACAGAATATAGAGGATCAGGAAGGGACACCTCGTGCAAAGAAGGAAAAGATTCCTTATCCGGATAAGAAAAGAGGAACAGAACTGGGAATTGATATTTCAAGGTTCTTGCTACCCGTGTTCGATGAAGATAGATTTGCATTGGAGGCTCATATTAGAACAAATATTGGGAAGCGAACCTTTTTTGCGGGCGCTTTAGGTTCTGAAACCGTTTCTTTTGATGATAAGTCTTATACCTATGAGTCCACCGGTTTCTTTGCTAGAGCAGGTATCGACTACGATATTTTTGTGGTGGAAGATGCGGGTAATAATGATAATATTTTGATTGGACTGAGGTATGGGTATGCACTACAGGAACATGAATCCGGTTCAATTACTATTGAGGATGGCTATTGGGGTGATTATCACTCTTCGGTATCGCCTTATACCTTCAGTACACATTGGGTTGAGGCTATATTTGGGTTGCGAAGCGAGGTGCTAAATAATTTTTATATGAGTTGGATGATTCATTTAAAGTTGAAGATAAGTTCTGGTAATAGTGAATTATTGGAACCTTATGCTGTGCCTGGTTATGGTAACGGTTCTAATGCTTTTAATCTGGGTTTTTCTTATGTGGTTGGTTATCAGATTCCATGGGGTAATAAGAAGGCAAAATAA